In one window of Flavobacterium ginsengisoli DNA:
- a CDS encoding DUF2024 family protein gives MKIAVWDTYVTRKDGKIMHFDILVDENVNDAEQVYEYGKLYLKSVDEEGQTLSSKECRFCHIDKAPIEVENQVRENGFSIIEMENCN, from the coding sequence ATGAAAATAGCAGTTTGGGATACCTACGTAACCCGCAAAGATGGAAAAATTATGCATTTTGATATTTTGGTTGACGAAAATGTTAACGATGCAGAACAAGTGTACGAATACGGAAAATTATATCTGAAAAGTGTAGATGAGGAAGGACAAACATTATCTTCTAAAGAATGCCGTTTCTGCCACATTGATAAAGCGCCAATCGAAGTAGAAAATCAAGTTCGGGAAAATGGTTTTTCTATTATTGAAATGGAAAATTGTAATTAA
- a CDS encoding ROK family protein: MSLKDLLDNSKDKSLSEQKWHLLRQSIVKRLLSGGNSTIAELSAELQSSVPTVTKAVNELLVENYVVDMGKITNSGGRRPSLFSINPTCAYFLGVEVGLTSMSIGLQNIKNELVSVELGTSFTLENTQESLLKFCSLINSFIEDSLVEKKMIVGVCINFSGRINSMEGFSYNYFFSENRPLTEIISEQLNLPVHLENDTRAMAFGEYCEGVVDDEQNIIFVNYSWGVAIGMITDGKLYYGKSGYSGEFGHSTIFNNEIMCQCGKLGCLETEISGWSLINQFKEAIKEGKQSKVVLDDNSPVLQHHAIITGAVNLEDTLCVDLVTQQSEKMGRYLSILLNIFNPDLLVIGGDFAQLGDYALLPIQSALKKYSLGLVNRDMKLKKSTLGRRAGVIGACCVIKEKLLFPLINN, translated from the coding sequence ATGAGTTTAAAAGATTTATTAGATAATAGTAAAGACAAAAGTTTGTCTGAACAAAAGTGGCATTTGCTTAGACAATCAATTGTAAAGCGTTTATTGTCTGGAGGTAATTCGACTATTGCCGAATTAAGTGCAGAACTTCAATCAAGTGTTCCAACAGTAACCAAAGCGGTTAACGAATTATTAGTAGAAAACTATGTTGTTGACATGGGAAAAATTACTAACAGCGGCGGGCGTAGACCTTCTCTGTTTAGTATCAATCCGACTTGTGCTTATTTTTTAGGTGTTGAAGTTGGGTTAACGAGTATGTCAATCGGACTTCAAAATATTAAAAATGAGTTGGTAAGCGTAGAGCTTGGAACTTCTTTTACTTTAGAAAACACTCAAGAATCTCTTCTTAAATTTTGCAGTTTAATTAATTCATTTATTGAAGATAGTTTGGTAGAAAAGAAAATGATTGTTGGTGTCTGCATTAACTTTTCGGGCCGAATTAATTCGATGGAAGGGTTTAGTTATAACTATTTTTTCAGTGAAAATCGACCTCTGACAGAGATTATTTCAGAACAATTAAATCTTCCAGTTCACTTAGAAAACGATACGCGTGCAATGGCTTTTGGCGAGTATTGCGAAGGTGTTGTCGATGATGAGCAAAATATCATTTTTGTCAATTATAGTTGGGGAGTTGCAATAGGAATGATTACTGACGGAAAGCTTTATTATGGAAAATCGGGCTATTCTGGCGAGTTTGGACATAGTACGATATTTAATAATGAAATAATGTGCCAATGCGGAAAACTAGGTTGTCTAGAAACTGAAATATCGGGTTGGTCTTTAATTAATCAGTTTAAAGAAGCAATAAAAGAAGGTAAGCAATCTAAAGTTGTTTTAGATGATAACTCACCAGTTTTACAGCATCATGCAATAATTACAGGCGCTGTAAATTTAGAAGATACTCTTTGTGTTGATCTTGTAACACAGCAAAGTGAGAAAATGGGACGTTACTTATCTATCCTTTTAAACATCTTTAACCCTGATCTTTTGGTAATTGGAGGAGATTTCGCACAACTTGGCGATTATGCACTTCTGCCAATTCAATCAGCTCTTAAAAAATATTCATTAGGTTTAGTCAATCGTGATATGAAGCTTAAAAAATCAACTTTGGGGCGCCGTGCGGGAGTTATAGGCGCTTGTTGTGTAATCAAAGAAAAGCTGTTGTTTCCTCTTATTAATAATTAA
- a CDS encoding PLP-dependent aminotransferase family protein — translation MLRPWPLEIQLDKKSDKAIYLQIADAIIEAIQTGKLVSGNALPGSRQLAELLKVNRNTVVEALDVLIAEGWLVTIDRKGTFVTESLSQIHHSTENKKEQNITIEEPKSFLVFDDGLPDSRLAPMNDLARAYRELFSRKSRWQIMGYSNELGNLDFRKSIAQMLNFKRGMSISHDQICITRGSQMAMYLASHCILKSGDFVLVENPGYKPAWEAFENAGATLLPVNVESDGLDIDQVEKYLRHKNIKAIYVTPHHQFPTTVTLSLKKRLKLIELSNQYNFTIIEDDYDNEFHFGQRPILPISSYSGLKNYIYIGTFSKIVAPALRIGYLASSNENIQKIGNHRKIIDVQGDNIMEEAILNLINEGKIKRHLKKANLVYKSKRDFFDSLLNQYLQHKIVFTKPEGGLAFWIVPKAEINVLEIFEKLKSQGIRIMSSDRFSFDETIKGFRLGYASLSEKQMEEGIKALSKLL, via the coding sequence ATGCTTCGACCTTGGCCTTTAGAAATTCAGTTAGACAAAAAATCAGATAAAGCCATTTATCTCCAAATTGCCGATGCTATAATTGAGGCTATCCAAACAGGAAAATTGGTTAGCGGAAATGCTTTGCCAGGAAGCAGACAATTGGCTGAATTATTAAAAGTAAACCGAAATACTGTTGTAGAAGCTTTGGATGTTTTAATTGCCGAAGGCTGGCTTGTAACAATTGACCGAAAAGGAACTTTTGTAACCGAATCACTTTCGCAAATTCATCATTCCACAGAAAATAAAAAAGAGCAAAATATTACAATTGAAGAGCCTAAAAGCTTTTTGGTTTTCGATGACGGACTTCCAGACAGCCGTCTTGCTCCAATGAACGATTTGGCAAGAGCGTATCGAGAGTTGTTTAGCCGAAAATCGCGTTGGCAAATTATGGGTTACAGCAACGAATTGGGAAATTTAGATTTTAGAAAATCAATTGCTCAAATGCTCAATTTTAAGCGTGGCATGAGCATTTCTCATGATCAAATCTGTATTACGCGCGGAAGCCAAATGGCGATGTACCTTGCCTCTCATTGTATTTTAAAATCGGGCGATTTTGTTTTGGTCGAAAATCCTGGCTACAAACCTGCTTGGGAAGCTTTCGAAAATGCTGGCGCAACTTTACTTCCGGTAAATGTAGAATCGGACGGATTGGATATCGATCAAGTCGAAAAATATTTGCGGCATAAAAATATAAAAGCCATTTATGTTACACCACATCATCAGTTTCCAACTACGGTTACTTTGTCTTTAAAAAAGCGTTTAAAACTGATTGAACTTTCGAATCAATATAATTTCACGATTATTGAAGATGATTATGATAATGAATTTCATTTTGGCCAAAGACCAATACTTCCGATTTCTAGCTATTCGGGTTTGAAAAACTATATTTATATTGGCACTTTCAGTAAAATTGTTGCTCCAGCTTTACGTATAGGATATTTAGCCAGTTCGAATGAAAACATTCAGAAAATTGGAAATCATAGAAAAATAATCGACGTTCAAGGCGATAATATTATGGAAGAAGCAATTTTAAACCTCATCAATGAAGGCAAAATAAAGCGCCATCTTAAAAAAGCCAATTTGGTTTATAAAAGCAAAAGAGATTTTTTCGACAGCTTATTAAATCAATATCTTCAACATAAAATCGTTTTTACAAAACCGGAAGGCGGACTTGCTTTTTGGATTGTTCCAAAAGCAGAAATTAATGTTTTGGAAATTTTCGAAAAACTAAAATCGCAAGGCATTCGAATCATGAGTTCTGATCGATTTAGTTTTGATGAAACCATCAAAGGTTTTCGTCTGGGTTATGCTTCTCTTTCTGAAAAACAAATGGAAGAAGGAATTAAAGCGCTTTCTAAATTGCTTTAA
- a CDS encoding YggS family pyridoxal phosphate-dependent enzyme, whose protein sequence is MKNDIIFNLIKVHQRIESACRIAGRNPEDVQLLLATKTVPAEQIRIAIEAGETLMGENKMQELRDKNDVLKSLPVERHFIGHLQTNKVKDVLKYVTCIQSLDRINLADELHKQLQNQNRKLDVFVQVNTSYEESKFGLAPENVLSFIKKIKTYETLNIKGLMSIGLLDVEKEKMIPSLRLLRTIRDEIYSEGIEGLQDLKLSMGMSQDLELAIVEGSNMVRIGTSIFGNRFLGKEIWNENIAE, encoded by the coding sequence ATGAAAAACGATATTATTTTTAATTTGATTAAAGTGCATCAACGCATTGAAAGTGCTTGCAGAATTGCTGGAAGAAATCCTGAAGATGTTCAGCTTTTATTAGCGACCAAAACTGTTCCAGCTGAGCAAATACGAATTGCAATCGAGGCTGGCGAGACTTTAATGGGGGAAAATAAAATGCAGGAATTGCGAGATAAAAATGATGTTTTGAAAAGTCTTCCTGTCGAACGTCATTTTATTGGACATCTTCAAACGAATAAAGTAAAAGATGTTTTGAAATATGTAACTTGTATTCAATCTCTAGACCGAATTAATCTGGCCGATGAGTTACACAAACAACTTCAAAACCAAAATAGAAAATTGGATGTTTTTGTGCAAGTCAATACTTCCTACGAAGAAAGCAAATTCGGATTGGCGCCAGAAAATGTTTTGTCTTTCATTAAAAAAATAAAAACATACGAAACTTTAAATATTAAAGGTTTAATGAGTATTGGGCTTTTGGATGTTGAAAAAGAAAAAATGATTCCGTCTTTACGACTTTTAAGAACCATAAGAGATGAAATATATTCTGAAGGAATTGAAGGTTTACAAGATTTGAAACTTTCTATGGGAATGTCTCAAGATTTAGAACTCGCCATTGTAGAGGGTTCTAATATGGTGAGAATTGGCACTTCGATCTTTGGAAACCGTTTTTTAGGAAAAGAAATCTGGAACGAAAACATTGCAGAATAA
- a CDS encoding DUF2490 domain-containing protein, protein MSLLKKSFLVFCCIILSQVLKAQDAPYTMGFIPASISEVDVAFPLIEKWNLSGQADMQLVTQGAYTNGNPFEYTQRKVIRPWIIYSGFKNMKLWLGYAHNQKYAIEEAGNYKTLENRLIVMGTYTQEMPKGSLFEQVRFETKFFDDRNGNHQTVPRIRARFGVNHYLRQSKEKPIFLAPNIGYYTELMLKFASKDYADEHFDIFRLSVYYTAGITPNIHFLAGVIGQMQLRTNGTQFDVYYGPMVSLKYSVKPKERETFDSVDGGAD, encoded by the coding sequence ATGAGTTTATTAAAAAAGAGTTTCCTTGTATTTTGTTGCATCATTCTTTCTCAAGTTTTAAAAGCCCAAGACGCTCCTTACACAATGGGATTTATTCCAGCATCTATAAGCGAGGTTGATGTTGCGTTTCCGTTAATAGAAAAATGGAATTTGAGCGGTCAGGCAGATATGCAGCTCGTTACACAAGGCGCTTACACAAACGGAAATCCTTTTGAATATACACAGCGTAAAGTAATAAGACCTTGGATTATTTATTCTGGTTTTAAAAATATGAAACTTTGGTTAGGATATGCACACAATCAGAAATATGCGATAGAAGAAGCGGGAAATTACAAAACGTTAGAAAATAGACTTATTGTTATGGGAACCTATACGCAGGAAATGCCCAAAGGTTCTCTTTTCGAACAAGTGCGTTTTGAAACCAAGTTTTTTGATGACAGAAATGGCAATCATCAAACAGTTCCCAGAATAAGAGCTCGTTTTGGAGTCAATCATTATTTGAGACAAAGCAAAGAAAAACCAATTTTTCTAGCACCAAATATTGGCTATTATACCGAATTGATGCTGAAATTTGCTTCTAAAGATTATGCCGATGAACATTTTGATATTTTCAGATTATCGGTTTACTATACTGCTGGAATTACGCCGAATATTCATTTCTTGGCGGGCGTAATCGGTCAGATGCAATTGCGTACAAACGGAACTCAATTTGATGTTTACTACGGACCGATGGTTTCATTAAAATATAGCGTAAAACCAAAAGAACGCGAAACATTTGATAGCGTAGATGGTGGTGCAGATTAG
- a CDS encoding HlyD family secretion protein codes for MLNLSKDNNVLITPGKYKSITSVARRPHYEILNKVIIGFLIFAVLCLFLPWTQNISGTGSVTTLKPDQRPQTVHNAIAGRIEKWFVKEGDYVKKGDTILYISEIKEDYLDPNLVNNTKQQVDAKKMAVESYGDKVNSLDVQAQSLNTEKQLKLQQAQNKIRQSQLKIKSDSMDLVAVKTQLRIAKTQFDRSTALNKEGLKPMTDVEQKRLKPQESEAYVITQENKLLSSKNELINARVEVSRITAEYAEKISKSRSDKFTALSTQYDTEAQVNKLENQYTNYRLRNGLYYITAPQSGYVNRALLAGLGETIKEGTPVVSIMPAKYDIAVETYVDPIDLPLVHRGAKVRVWFDGWPRIVFSGWPGLSYGTYGGKVVAIENFISPNGKYRILVSPDGEDRHWPKELSIGAGAQSIALLETVSVWYEIWRNLNGFPPNYYNSGEKEDKGKEKK; via the coding sequence ATGCTCAACCTATCTAAAGATAACAACGTACTTATAACGCCGGGCAAATACAAATCGATTACAAGTGTTGCTCGTAGACCTCATTACGAAATTTTAAACAAAGTCATAATCGGATTTTTGATTTTTGCTGTCTTATGCCTTTTCTTGCCTTGGACACAAAACATCTCGGGAACAGGTTCTGTAACAACTTTAAAACCAGATCAGAGACCTCAAACGGTTCATAATGCCATTGCAGGACGTATTGAAAAATGGTTTGTAAAAGAAGGAGATTATGTAAAGAAAGGAGATACGATACTTTACATTTCGGAGATCAAAGAAGATTACTTGGATCCTAATTTGGTTAACAATACCAAACAACAAGTAGATGCCAAAAAAATGGCGGTAGAATCATACGGTGACAAAGTAAATTCGCTAGATGTTCAAGCGCAGTCTTTGAATACAGAAAAACAATTGAAATTACAGCAGGCGCAAAACAAAATTCGTCAGTCGCAACTGAAAATAAAAAGCGACAGTATGGATTTGGTTGCAGTAAAAACACAGCTTAGAATTGCAAAAACACAATTTGATCGTTCTACTGCTTTAAATAAAGAAGGTTTAAAACCAATGACAGATGTCGAGCAGAAAAGATTAAAGCCGCAAGAGTCTGAAGCGTATGTGATTACGCAAGAAAATAAACTTTTGAGCAGTAAAAACGAATTGATTAATGCAAGAGTAGAAGTTAGCAGAATTACTGCCGAATATGCTGAAAAAATATCAAAATCAAGAAGTGATAAATTTACTGCCTTAAGTACACAGTATGACACAGAAGCTCAGGTTAACAAACTAGAGAATCAATATACCAACTACAGACTTAGAAATGGTTTGTACTATATTACAGCGCCACAGAGTGGTTATGTAAACCGTGCTTTATTGGCAGGTCTTGGAGAAACTATTAAAGAAGGAACTCCTGTTGTAAGTATCATGCCAGCTAAATACGATATTGCAGTAGAAACTTATGTAGATCCAATCGATTTACCGCTTGTGCATCGTGGTGCAAAAGTTCGTGTTTGGTTTGATGGATGGCCTAGGATTGTATTTTCTGGATGGCCTGGGTTGTCTTATGGAACTTACGGGGGTAAAGTTGTAGCTATAGAAAATTTCATTAGTCCAAACGGAAAATACAGAATTCTGGTTTCGCCAGATGGAGAAGATCGTCACTGGCCAAAAGAATTAAGTATTGGTGCTGGTGCGCAAAGTATAGCGTTGTTAGAAACCGTTTCGGTATGGTACGAGATTTGGCGAAACTTGAATGGTTTCCCACCAAACTATTACAATTCAGGAGAAAAAGAAGATAAAGGAAAGGAGAAAAAGTAA
- a CDS encoding carboxypeptidase-like regulatory domain-containing protein, whose product MKLLPKSKPKNFRFTPKHVKVVKLTSTLLLAFTMQLASASTEKSVVFTDKNVKKNDPIQKKVTGKVTNEKGESLPGVNIVAKGTNISTQTDFDGNFVFEVPDNATTLIVTYIGLQDQEVAITGSPLNIVLKEIGQQMNEVIVVGYGAQNRRTLSTAVSKLDKKVLENVPYSNVTQSLQGSVTGLVVKTSSGQPGKASNVIVRGGTSIDNPSGATPLYIVDGVIRNQIDDINSLDIASLQVLKDVCCNFYLWCTSFKWCNHSHYKYR is encoded by the coding sequence ATGAAATTATTGCCTAAAAGTAAGCCTAAAAATTTTAGGTTTACTCCTAAACACGTAAAAGTTGTTAAACTTACTTCTACGTTACTTTTAGCTTTTACTATGCAATTAGCGTCTGCTAGCACAGAAAAAAGCGTTGTGTTTACGGATAAAAATGTAAAAAAGAATGACCCAATTCAGAAGAAAGTTACTGGTAAAGTAACCAATGAAAAAGGCGAATCGCTACCAGGTGTAAATATTGTTGCAAAAGGAACAAACATAAGCACTCAAACAGATTTTGACGGAAATTTTGTTTTTGAAGTCCCAGATAATGCAACAACTTTAATTGTTACATATATAGGATTACAAGATCAAGAAGTTGCAATTACGGGAAGTCCATTGAACATTGTCTTAAAAGAAATAGGACAGCAAATGAACGAGGTGATTGTAGTAGGATATGGAGCTCAAAACAGAAGAACTTTAAGTACTGCAGTTTCTAAACTGGATAAAAAAGTACTTGAAAACGTACCTTACTCAAACGTTACGCAATCTTTACAAGGAAGCGTTACAGGTTTGGTTGTAAAAACTTCTTCGGGACAGCCAGGAAAAGCTTCCAATGTAATTGTTCGTGGAGGTACTTCAATAGATAATCCTTCTGGCGCAACTCCTTTATATATTGTTGATGGTGTCATTAGAAATCAGATCGATGATATTAACTCTTTAGATATTGCTTCACTTCAAGTACTTAAAGATGTCTGCTGCAACTTCTATTTATGGTGCACGAGCTTCAAATGGTGTAATCATAGTCACTACAAATACAGGTAA
- a CDS encoding AAA family ATPase, protein MNLNDLTVIDTEKIALDDLFFSDENKAALLQIIKEHQYIEELKQYNLKVDNKILLHGSSGCGKTTTAKAIANALNKKIIIVNLSTVVDSRIGETSKNLKAIFDKAIRERAVLFLDEFDQIGKSRDSDDKDVGEMRRLVNTIIQLFDYFPSDSLLICATNHYEIIDSALLRRFQLRLKYEMPSEKQLDIYYDKILSTFPEHFQNIQRKYSVSYAEALDYTNTTMKRQIILRFRF, encoded by the coding sequence ATGAACCTAAATGATCTTACCGTAATTGATACTGAAAAAATTGCTTTAGACGATTTGTTTTTTAGTGATGAAAATAAAGCCGCTTTGCTTCAGATAATCAAGGAACATCAATATATTGAAGAATTAAAACAATACAATCTTAAAGTTGACAATAAGATTCTATTGCATGGAAGTTCTGGCTGCGGTAAAACGACAACAGCAAAAGCAATTGCCAATGCTTTAAATAAAAAGATAATTATTGTAAACCTCAGCACTGTGGTCGATTCTAGAATTGGCGAAACTTCTAAAAATCTAAAAGCTATTTTTGATAAGGCTATTCGCGAAAGAGCCGTATTATTTTTGGATGAATTTGACCAAATTGGAAAAAGCCGTGACAGCGATGATAAAGATGTTGGCGAAATGAGACGTTTGGTAAACACAATCATTCAGCTTTTTGATTATTTCCCTTCTGATAGTTTATTGATCTGTGCAACGAATCATTACGAAATAATAGATAGCGCTTTATTGAGAAGATTTCAGCTTCGTTTGAAATATGAAATGCCTTCAGAAAAACAGCTCGATATTTATTATGACAAAATTTTAAGCACGTTTCCAGAACATTTTCAGAACATCCAAAGAAAATATTCTGTTTCTTATGCCGAAGCTTTAGATTACACCAATACTACAATGAAAAGGCAGATTATTCTTCGCTTTAGATTCTAA
- a CDS encoding DUF1810 domain-containing protein, translating into MIYAKNDLTRFLDAQNKLYLTAFSEIEKGKKETHWMWFIFPQIKGLGKSTISDYYAVADLKEATEFLNHPILSKHLIEISKLLLTFNKKSAEGILGDLGAKKLHSSMSLFVLVENAHPVFQQVLDTFFFGHLDQLTLNFTQNTSVLPNTVLS; encoded by the coding sequence ATGATTTACGCAAAGAATGATTTGACCCGATTTCTAGATGCTCAAAACAAATTGTACTTAACTGCTTTTTCTGAAATTGAAAAAGGTAAAAAAGAAACGCATTGGATGTGGTTTATTTTTCCGCAGATTAAAGGACTAGGAAAAAGTACGATTTCAGATTATTATGCTGTAGCAGATTTAAAAGAGGCAACCGAATTCTTAAATCATCCTATTCTGTCTAAACATCTGATTGAAATTTCAAAACTTTTATTGACTTTTAATAAAAAATCTGCCGAAGGAATTTTGGGCGATTTAGGCGCCAAAAAACTACATTCTTCTATGAGCTTGTTTGTTTTGGTCGAAAATGCCCATCCTGTATTTCAGCAAGTTTTAGACACTTTTTTCTTTGGACATCTGGATCAGCTTACTTTAAATTTTACTCAAAACACTAGTGTTCTGCCAAACACAGTACTTTCTTAA
- a CDS encoding TolC family protein, with protein sequence MRNLVKLFSFLFLLSFSTLQSQNFNQEELTFIEFLGYVKKYHPLVKQANLEVTNAQAKLMMARGGFDPKLEVDYNKKEFKGTEYYSLLNSSFKIPTWYGVEIKAGFDDTNGEYYNPQNKTPEAGLTSLGINVALGQGMFINQRMADVREGKLQVKLSDAQRKLRAIEILYQASEAYFEWRKSYNEAELYKNYLGFASTRFEGVKKLIAAGDAPAIDSVEAKITVRNRELNVENGNLKLAKAKLKLANFLWIENVPVELGDLVKPEQNLIQTIEETLKTDAMMVDVESLDSHPKIQSLETKMDILEVNRQLKANSLLPKINVGYNYISEPNYWNNFNADDYKFNVDFSFPIFLRKERGSLKMAKLKIQDMQFDIDQQRLELKNKVKAQQTEIASLRKQKVVIDNLVKDYMTMLNSEEKLFSFGESSIFLINSRENNLVSAKLSQISLENQFYLSNAELYKILANPD encoded by the coding sequence ATGAGAAATCTAGTAAAACTGTTTTCTTTCTTATTTCTATTAAGTTTTTCTACACTGCAGAGCCAGAATTTTAATCAAGAGGAACTTACTTTTATTGAGTTTTTGGGCTACGTAAAAAAGTATCACCCTTTGGTAAAGCAAGCCAATCTTGAAGTGACAAATGCTCAGGCAAAACTGATGATGGCACGAGGCGGATTTGATCCAAAACTTGAAGTAGATTATAATAAGAAAGAATTTAAAGGCACAGAATATTATTCGTTATTAAACAGCAGTTTCAAAATTCCCACTTGGTATGGAGTTGAGATTAAAGCAGGTTTTGACGATACGAACGGGGAATATTATAACCCGCAGAACAAAACGCCAGAAGCAGGTTTAACTTCGCTCGGAATTAATGTTGCTTTAGGTCAGGGAATGTTTATTAACCAAAGAATGGCCGATGTTCGCGAAGGAAAACTTCAGGTAAAACTAAGTGATGCACAGCGAAAACTAAGAGCAATTGAAATTTTATATCAGGCGAGTGAAGCTTATTTTGAATGGAGAAAAAGCTACAACGAAGCCGAATTGTATAAAAATTATTTGGGTTTTGCTAGCACTCGTTTTGAAGGAGTTAAAAAGTTAATCGCAGCAGGAGATGCACCCGCAATTGACAGTGTTGAGGCCAAAATTACGGTACGAAACAGAGAACTGAATGTTGAAAACGGAAACCTAAAATTAGCGAAAGCAAAATTGAAATTGGCTAATTTTTTATGGATTGAAAATGTTCCTGTAGAGCTTGGAGATTTAGTAAAACCTGAACAAAATCTAATTCAGACTATAGAAGAAACTTTAAAGACAGATGCCATGATGGTCGATGTGGAGTCGTTAGATTCGCATCCAAAAATTCAGTCTTTAGAAACTAAAATGGATATTTTGGAAGTCAATCGCCAGTTGAAAGCCAATTCGTTGCTTCCGAAAATCAATGTGGGTTATAACTACATTTCAGAACCCAATTATTGGAATAATTTTAATGCCGATGATTATAAGTTTAATGTCGATTTCAGCTTTCCTATTTTCTTGAGAAAGGAACGTGGAAGTTTAAAAATGGCAAAACTGAAAATTCAGGACATGCAGTTTGATATTGACCAGCAACGATTAGAACTTAAAAATAAAGTAAAAGCACAGCAGACCGAAATTGCATCATTAAGAAAACAGAAAGTCGTAATTGACAATCTAGTAAAAGATTATATGACAATGTTGAACTCAGAAGAAAAATTATTTTCTTTTGGAGAAAGTTCGATTTTCTTGATCAATTCAAGAGAAAACAATTTGGTTAGCGCAAAATTGTCGCAAATAAGTTTAGAGAATCAGTTTTATCTGTCGAATGCCGAATTGTACAAAATATTGGCAAATCCAGATTAA